In one window of Rhizobium sp. ACO-34A DNA:
- a CDS encoding DNA repair exonuclease, translating to MPFRFVHTADIHLDSPLKSLSLRNRDLADLIGDASRKALVRIVDLCLEEKVDALLIAGDLYDGDQTSMKTARFLASQMERLHEAGIRVFKIRGNHDALSKITQQLVLPPSVKVFGASAETVEVDADGLSVAIHGMSFAKPHAPDSLLPKYRAPLVGAANIGLMHTSLAGAIGHDPYAPCTVADLQASGFDYWALGHIHQRAVYQGPRTIVMPGIPQGRDINEGGEKSVSLVTIADDRSVTVEERLTGIAQFERIGVDVTGVTDWRELVNRLGDALEIRRGDTRSEHLIARLHFTGATELSWAIRRDLDLLLAEAEQRADRIGKTWIDKIELGVTSPTIRTSAAADPVVELGDLMRSDVMAGHGFREEVREMVKELLDDLPAESRGFSGHSEEALESLVDTLIREGGEDVIARLKNSGEGEE from the coding sequence ATGCCCTTCAGGTTCGTCCACACCGCCGACATACATCTCGACTCCCCGCTCAAGTCGCTATCCCTGCGAAACCGCGATCTCGCCGACCTCATCGGCGACGCCAGCCGCAAGGCGCTGGTGCGGATCGTCGATCTTTGCCTTGAGGAAAAGGTCGATGCGCTGCTGATTGCCGGCGACCTCTACGACGGCGACCAGACCTCGATGAAGACAGCCCGCTTCCTCGCCTCGCAGATGGAGCGGCTGCATGAGGCAGGCATCCGCGTCTTCAAGATTCGCGGCAATCACGATGCATTGTCGAAGATCACCCAGCAGCTCGTCCTGCCGCCTTCGGTCAAGGTTTTCGGCGCGTCCGCTGAAACGGTCGAGGTCGATGCTGATGGCCTGTCGGTCGCGATCCACGGCATGAGCTTCGCCAAACCCCATGCACCAGATAGCTTATTGCCTAAATACCGAGCGCCACTCGTCGGCGCTGCAAATATCGGGCTGATGCATACCAGCCTTGCCGGCGCCATCGGCCACGATCCCTACGCCCCCTGCACCGTGGCCGATCTGCAGGCCTCCGGCTTCGACTACTGGGCGCTCGGACATATCCACCAGCGGGCCGTTTATCAGGGGCCGCGCACCATCGTCATGCCGGGCATACCGCAAGGGCGCGACATCAACGAGGGCGGTGAAAAATCCGTCTCGCTGGTGACGATCGCGGACGACCGTAGCGTCACCGTCGAGGAGCGCCTGACGGGCATCGCCCAGTTCGAAAGGATCGGCGTCGATGTGACCGGCGTCACCGACTGGCGCGAACTCGTCAACCGGCTGGGCGACGCGCTGGAAATCAGGCGCGGCGACACTCGCTCGGAACACCTCATTGCCCGCCTCCATTTCACCGGCGCGACCGAACTCTCCTGGGCGATCCGCCGCGACCTCGACCTCCTGCTGGCAGAAGCCGAACAGCGCGCCGACCGCATCGGCAAGACCTGGATCGACAAGATCGAACTCGGCGTCACATCGCCAACAATCAGGACGTCTGCCGCTGCCGACCCCGTTGTCGAACTGGGAGACCTGATGCGCAGCGACGTGATGGCCGGCCACGGTTTCCGCGAGGAGGTCCGCGAAATGGTCAAGGAACTGCTCGACGACCTGCCGGCCGAAAGCCGCGGCTTTTCCGGCCACAGCGAGGAAGCGCTGGAAAGCTTGGTCGATACCCTGATCCGCGAGGGCGGCGAAGACGTGATCGCCCGCCTGAAGAACAGTGGCGAAGGAGAGGAATGA
- a CDS encoding glycosyl transferase family 1, which translates to MIRIENISKQNSHRLLFIEASAALNKGEKIGLVGPNGAGKTTLFRMITGSEIPDEGQVSVDKGVSIGYFNQDVGEMSGHSAVAEVMNGAGPVSEVAAELRELEAAMVDPDRMDEMDSIIERYGEVQARYEELDGYALEGRAREVLSGLSFSQSMMDGDVGALSGGWKMRVALARILLMRPDVMLLDEPSNHLDIESLIWLEEFLKTYDGALLMTSHDREFMNRIVTKIIEIDGGSLNSYSGDYEFYEGQRAQNEKQQQAQFERQQAMLAKEIKFIERFKARASHAAQVQSRVKKLDKIERVEPPRRRQTVAFEFQPAPRSGEDVVNLKNVHKRYGDRVIYEGLDFMVRRKERWCIMGINGAGKSTLLKLVAGDSSPDEGTVALGASVKMGYFAQHAMDILDGDMTIFETLEHNFPKAGQGSLRALAGCFGFSGDDIEKRCRVLSGGEKARLVMAIMLFDPPNLLVLDEPTNHLDLDTKEMLIKALADYEGTMLFVSHDRHFLGALSNRVLELSDEGIHRYDGGYTEYVARTGHEAPGVRN; encoded by the coding sequence ATGATCCGCATCGAGAATATCAGCAAGCAGAACAGCCACCGCCTTCTCTTCATCGAGGCGAGTGCCGCGCTCAACAAGGGCGAGAAGATCGGCTTGGTCGGCCCGAACGGCGCCGGCAAGACGACGCTTTTCCGCATGATCACCGGATCGGAGATCCCGGACGAGGGGCAGGTTTCCGTCGATAAGGGTGTCTCAATCGGTTACTTCAACCAGGATGTCGGCGAAATGTCCGGCCACAGCGCCGTCGCCGAGGTGATGAATGGTGCCGGGCCGGTCAGCGAAGTGGCGGCAGAACTTCGCGAGCTCGAGGCGGCGATGGTCGATCCCGACCGGATGGACGAGATGGACAGCATCATCGAGCGCTACGGCGAGGTGCAGGCGCGCTACGAGGAGCTGGACGGCTACGCGCTGGAAGGCCGGGCGCGCGAGGTTCTCTCCGGGCTTTCCTTCAGTCAGTCGATGATGGACGGCGATGTCGGCGCGCTCTCCGGCGGCTGGAAGATGCGCGTGGCGCTGGCGCGCATTCTCTTGATGCGGCCCGACGTGATGCTGCTCGACGAACCGTCGAACCATCTCGACATCGAGAGCCTGATCTGGCTTGAGGAGTTCCTGAAAACCTATGACGGCGCCTTGCTGATGACCTCGCACGACCGCGAGTTCATGAACCGCATCGTCACCAAGATCATCGAGATCGATGGCGGTTCGCTCAACAGCTATTCCGGCGACTATGAATTCTATGAGGGCCAGCGCGCCCAGAACGAAAAGCAGCAGCAGGCGCAGTTCGAGCGCCAGCAGGCGATGCTCGCCAAGGAAATCAAGTTCATCGAGCGTTTTAAGGCACGCGCCAGCCATGCCGCGCAGGTGCAGAGCCGGGTGAAGAAGCTCGACAAGATCGAGCGCGTGGAACCGCCGCGCCGCCGTCAGACGGTGGCGTTCGAGTTCCAGCCGGCCCCGCGTTCCGGCGAGGATGTCGTCAACCTCAAGAATGTCCACAAGCGCTATGGCGACCGGGTGATCTATGAGGGGCTGGATTTCATGGTCCGCCGCAAGGAGCGCTGGTGCATCATGGGCATCAACGGCGCCGGCAAGTCGACGCTCCTGAAGCTGGTCGCGGGCGATTCCTCGCCGGACGAGGGCACGGTGGCACTCGGCGCCAGCGTCAAGATGGGGTACTTCGCCCAGCACGCGATGGATATCCTCGATGGCGACATGACCATCTTCGAAACGCTGGAGCATAATTTCCCCAAGGCGGGGCAGGGTTCGCTCCGCGCGCTGGCCGGATGCTTCGGCTTTTCCGGTGACGATATCGAAAAGCGCTGCCGCGTGCTTTCGGGCGGCGAGAAGGCGCGGCTGGTGATGGCGATCATGCTGTTCGATCCGCCGAACCTGCTGGTTCTCGACGAGCCGACCAACCACCTCGATCTCGACACCAAGGAAATGCTGATCAAGGCGCTTGCCGACTACGAGGGCACCATGCTCTTCGTCAGCCACGACCGGCATTTTCTGGGAGCGCTGTCCAACCGCGTTCTGGAACTCTCCGACGAGGGCATCCACCGCTATGACGGCGGCTACACCGAATATGTCGCTCGTACCGGCCACGAGGCCCCGGGCGTCAGAAACTGA
- a CDS encoding alcohol dehydrogenase has product MKVKAAILRQSPVKPPFSVSRPLSIETVEIAGPGPEELLVRIGAAGLCHSDLSVINGDRPRPTPMVLGHEAAGTVEAIGSGVRDIKPGDRVVTTFLPSCGHCLPCAEGRSALCIPGAEANGKGELLGGGSRLSCEEVPLYHHLGVSGFAEYAVVSRYSAVKVEAELPMAEMALFGCAVLTGVGAIVNTCRVQPGQSVAVVGLGGVGLAAVLGAVASGATRIIAVDLAQEKLDKARELGATDTFLAGDPDIVEKIREATRGGVDHAVEMAGSARAFDTAYKITRRGGMTASAGLAPPSAQFSIPAVGLVADERVVRGSYMGSCVPVRDIPRFIALYQAGKLPVNRLLSSTGPLDGINEAFDLLHEAKVIRHVITF; this is encoded by the coding sequence ATGAAGGTCAAGGCCGCCATATTGAGGCAATCGCCGGTCAAACCGCCGTTTTCGGTGTCGCGGCCGCTTTCCATCGAGACGGTGGAGATTGCGGGGCCGGGGCCGGAGGAACTGCTGGTGCGGATCGGGGCGGCGGGGCTTTGCCATTCCGATCTTTCGGTGATCAACGGTGACCGCCCGCGGCCGACGCCGATGGTGCTCGGGCATGAGGCGGCAGGAACGGTGGAGGCGATCGGAAGCGGGGTGCGCGATATCAAGCCCGGCGACCGGGTGGTGACGACCTTCCTGCCATCCTGCGGGCATTGCCTGCCTTGCGCAGAGGGGCGTTCGGCGCTCTGCATTCCCGGTGCCGAGGCAAACGGCAAGGGTGAACTGCTCGGCGGCGGGTCGCGGCTTTCCTGCGAGGAGGTGCCGCTCTATCACCATCTCGGCGTTTCCGGCTTTGCGGAATATGCAGTCGTTTCCCGTTATTCGGCGGTCAAGGTCGAGGCGGAGCTGCCCATGGCGGAAATGGCGTTGTTCGGGTGCGCCGTGCTCACGGGCGTGGGAGCAATCGTCAACACCTGTCGGGTCCAGCCGGGCCAGAGCGTGGCGGTGGTCGGTCTCGGCGGTGTGGGGCTCGCGGCCGTTCTCGGGGCCGTGGCCTCGGGTGCAACACGCATCATCGCCGTTGATCTGGCGCAGGAAAAGCTCGACAAGGCGCGTGAACTCGGCGCGACCGATACCTTTCTTGCCGGCGATCCCGACATCGTGGAAAAGATACGCGAGGCGACCCGCGGTGGCGTCGATCATGCGGTGGAAATGGCCGGGTCCGCGCGGGCTTTCGACACGGCTTACAAGATCACACGGCGGGGAGGGATGACCGCCAGCGCCGGGCTTGCGCCGCCATCCGCCCAGTTTTCCATTCCTGCCGTCGGGCTGGTGGCGGATGAGCGGGTGGTGCGCGGCAGCTACATGGGAAGCTGCGTGCCGGTTCGGGACATTCCGCGTTTCATCGCGCTCTATCAGGCCGGAAAACTGCCTGTAAACCGGCTTTTGTCATCGACCGGCCCGCTCGACGGCATCAACGAGGCCTTTGATCTGCTGCATGAAGCGAAGGTGATACGGCACGTCATCACGTTCTGA
- a CDS encoding mannose-6-phosphate isomerase — MLETTAHTAIATNWSDRPYHRKWLLDQADGLFSFFQRAAINPKGGFFDLTRDGRPLNIDNPVRGIHMAARMVHCYAIGDLLGRPGAADVVDHGMKFLWERHRDTEHGGYFWQVDDNGAADAGKQGYGHAFVLLAASSAKTVGHPLADAMLADITEVLETRFWEERFGAIAEEFSRDWQPVPGYRGQNSNMHLTEALMAAFEATGDNSYLAKAESIADLVIRRRAAEQGYRVPEHFDEVWTLDRIYYHENEMFRPAGTTPGHWLEWARLILQLWTLGGKRHDWMPDAARGLFFQSMSLGWDKEKGGFFYTLDWENIPDKRFKLWWPLCEGAGAAHFLNQLSPSDFHEESYRRIWSFIANHSLDPAFGGWHEELTEDLVPANTLFPGKGDIYHALQACLIPLFPATGSLTKVIKETGGVI, encoded by the coding sequence ATGCTGGAAACAACCGCCCACACAGCCATTGCCACGAACTGGAGCGACCGCCCCTATCATCGCAAATGGCTGCTCGATCAGGCCGATGGCCTCTTTTCTTTCTTCCAGCGGGCAGCCATCAACCCGAAGGGCGGCTTCTTCGACCTCACTCGTGACGGCAGGCCGCTCAACATCGACAATCCGGTCCGCGGCATCCACATGGCAGCGCGCATGGTTCATTGCTATGCGATCGGTGACCTGCTCGGCCGACCGGGTGCCGCAGACGTGGTCGACCACGGCATGAAATTCCTCTGGGAGCGCCATCGCGACACCGAGCACGGCGGCTACTTCTGGCAGGTGGACGACAATGGCGCAGCCGATGCCGGCAAGCAGGGCTATGGTCACGCCTTCGTGCTGCTCGCCGCCTCCTCTGCAAAAACGGTAGGCCATCCGCTGGCCGACGCCATGCTGGCCGATATCACCGAAGTATTGGAAACCCGCTTCTGGGAAGAGCGCTTCGGCGCGATCGCCGAGGAGTTTTCCCGCGACTGGCAGCCGGTTCCCGGCTATCGCGGCCAGAACTCCAACATGCACCTCACGGAGGCCCTGATGGCGGCCTTCGAGGCGACCGGAGACAACAGCTACCTCGCCAAGGCCGAGAGCATCGCCGATCTCGTCATCCGCCGTCGCGCCGCCGAACAAGGCTACCGCGTGCCGGAACATTTCGACGAGGTCTGGACGCTCGACCGGATCTATTACCATGAAAACGAGATGTTCCGCCCCGCCGGCACCACCCCGGGCCATTGGCTGGAATGGGCGCGCCTGATCCTCCAGCTCTGGACCCTCGGCGGCAAGCGCCACGACTGGATGCCGGATGCCGCCCGCGGCCTGTTCTTCCAGTCCATGTCACTCGGCTGGGACAAGGAAAAAGGCGGCTTCTTCTATACGCTCGACTGGGAAAACATTCCCGACAAGCGCTTCAAGCTGTGGTGGCCGCTATGCGAGGGTGCAGGCGCCGCCCACTTCCTCAACCAGTTGAGCCCGAGCGACTTCCACGAGGAAAGCTACCGCAGGATCTGGAGCTTCATCGCCAATCACAGCCTCGACCCGGCCTTCGGCGGCTGGCACGAGGAACTGACGGAAGACCTCGTTCCGGCAAACACCCTATTCCCCGGCAAGGGCGACATCTATCACGCGCTCCAAGCCTGCCTCATCCCGCTCTTTCCGGCGACAGGCAGTCTGACCAAGGTCATCAAGGAAACCGGCGGAGTGATCTGA
- a CDS encoding aquaporin family protein codes for MIFDLSRRLVAEILGSAILVATVIGSGIMADRLSDDTAVALLGNTIPTGAILVVLISIFGPVSGAHFNPVVTIVFAVRREMEASIAFAYILAQIAGGVTGMVIAHAMFDLPILQVSATVRTGDGQWIAEIVATFGLVLTILCGLRFRPDAIAWLVGLYITAAYWFTASTSFANPAVAMARSLTDTFSGIRPVDLPGFMAAEIAGALVAAAFAGWFLSGQGDRISSAAAEGAE; via the coding sequence ATGATTTTCGATCTGTCACGACGGCTTGTCGCGGAAATTCTCGGTTCTGCAATTCTTGTCGCCACCGTGATCGGTTCGGGCATCATGGCTGATCGGTTGTCCGACGACACTGCCGTCGCCCTGCTTGGCAACACCATTCCGACCGGAGCCATTCTGGTGGTTCTGATCTCGATTTTCGGACCGGTTTCCGGGGCACATTTCAATCCAGTCGTTACGATCGTGTTCGCGGTACGGCGGGAAATGGAGGCGTCCATTGCCTTCGCTTACATCCTCGCGCAGATCGCTGGCGGCGTGACGGGCATGGTGATCGCCCATGCGATGTTTGACCTGCCGATCCTGCAGGTTTCGGCCACGGTGCGAACGGGGGATGGCCAGTGGATTGCCGAGATCGTGGCGACCTTCGGCCTGGTTCTAACCATTCTGTGCGGTCTGCGCTTTCGCCCCGATGCCATCGCATGGCTTGTCGGACTTTATATCACTGCCGCCTACTGGTTTACCGCCTCGACCTCATTTGCCAATCCGGCTGTCGCGATGGCAAGAAGCCTGACGGACACCTTTTCTGGCATCCGTCCGGTGGACCTGCCGGGTTTTATGGCCGCGGAGATTGCCGGCGCGCTCGTCGCGGCGGCTTTTGCCGGATGGTTTCTCTCCGGCCAGGGCGATCGAATTTCATCAGCAGCGGCCGAAGGAGCCGAATGA
- a CDS encoding arsenate reductase (glutaredoxin), protein MNMDVTIYHNPACGTSRNALAMIRNAGIEPKVVEYLKTPPSRVELVKMIADAGLTVRQAIREKGTPYAELGLANPDLTDDELVDAMLEHPILINRPFVVSPLGVRLARPSELVLDILPDTHKGAFAKEDGETVLDEKGKRIV, encoded by the coding sequence ATGAACATGGACGTCACCATTTATCACAACCCCGCCTGCGGCACGTCCCGCAACGCGCTGGCGATGATCCGCAACGCGGGGATCGAGCCGAAGGTGGTCGAATACCTGAAGACCCCGCCGTCACGGGTGGAGTTGGTGAAGATGATTGCCGACGCGGGTTTGACCGTGCGGCAGGCGATCCGCGAGAAGGGCACGCCCTATGCCGAACTCGGCCTTGCCAATCCGGACCTGACTGATGACGAGCTTGTCGATGCGATGCTTGAGCATCCGATCCTGATCAACCGGCCCTTCGTGGTCTCTCCGCTTGGCGTTCGCCTTGCCCGTCCCTCCGAACTGGTGCTCGATATCTTGCCCGACACCCACAAGGGCGCTTTCGCCAAGGAAGATGGAGAGACCGTGCTGGACGAGAAGGGCAAGCGCATCGTCTGA
- a CDS encoding methionine synthase, whose protein sequence is MFDKLFDGDARERNGTEIMQTLAAAARERILVLDGAMGTQIQGLGFDEDAFRGSRFIGCACHQQGNNDLLTLSQPDAIEEIHFRYAMAGADILETNTFSSTRIAQADYEMEQAVYDLNREGALVARRAASRAEREDGRRRFVAGAIGPTNRTASISPDVNNPGYRAVSFDDLRLAYGEQIDGLIDGLADIILIETIFDTLNAKAAIFACEERFAAKGIRLPVMISGTITDLSGRTLSGQTPTAFWDSVSHAHPFTIGLNCALGADAMRPHLQELSGAADTFICAYPNAGLPNEFGQYDETPEMMARQVEGFARDGLVNIVGGCCGSTPEHIRAIAEAVAGHKPRQVPEHKSFMSLSGLEPFTLTKDIPFVNVGERTNVTGSAKFRKLITAADYTAALAVARDQVEAGAQVIDINMDEGLIDSQKAMVEFLNLIAAEPDIARVPVMIDSSKFEIIEAGLKCVQGKSIVNSISLKEGEENFVRQAKLVRSYGAAVVVMAFDETGQADTYERKVEICSRAYKILTEQAGFPPEDIIFDPNVFAVATGIEEHNNYGVDFIEATRTIREKMPLVHISGGVSNLSFSFRGNEPVREAMHAVFLYHAIQAGMDMGIVNAGQLAVYESIDPELREACEDVVLNRRADGTERLLEVAERFRGTGAREAKVQDLAWREWPVEKRLEHALVNGITEFIDADTEEARQKAERPLHVIEGPLMAGMNVVGDLFGAGKMFLPQVVKSARVMKQAVAVLLPYMEAEKAANGGGSERQSAGKVLMATVKGDVHDIGKNIVGVVLACNNYDIIDLGVMVPATKILETAVKEKVDIIGLSGLITPSLDEMVHVAGEMQRQGFDIPLLIGGATTSRVHTAVKIHPQYQAGQAVYVTDASRAVGVVSSLLSPDNRSTTIEGLRAEYAKVADAHARAEAEKQRLPLARARENAVKLDWSAYKPKKPSFLGTKVFEDYDLAELARYIDWTPFFQTWELKGRYPAILEDEKQGEAARQLFSDAQSMLKKIIDEKWFRPRAVIGFWPANVVGDDIRLFTDETRAEELATFFTLRQQLSKRDGRPNVALSDFVAPEGSGVADYVGGFVVTAGFEEIAIAERFERANDDYSSILVKALADRFAEAFAERMHERVRREFWGYAPDENFSSDELVGEAYGGIRPAPGYPAQPDHTEKTTLFRLLDAEKATGVELTESYAMWPGSSVSGIYIGHPESYYFGVAKVERDQVEDYAARKGMEVREVERWLGPVLNYVPKAVETAAA, encoded by the coding sequence ATGTTCGACAAGCTGTTTGATGGAGACGCTCGGGAACGGAACGGCACGGAGATCATGCAGACGCTGGCGGCTGCCGCGCGCGAGCGGATCCTTGTCCTCGACGGTGCGATGGGCACGCAGATCCAGGGGCTGGGCTTCGATGAGGATGCGTTCCGCGGCTCCCGTTTCATCGGCTGCGCCTGTCACCAGCAGGGCAATAACGACCTTCTGACGCTCAGCCAGCCGGACGCGATCGAGGAGATCCACTTCCGCTATGCTATGGCGGGTGCGGATATCCTGGAAACCAACACGTTTTCCTCGACCCGCATCGCGCAGGCCGATTACGAGATGGAGCAGGCGGTCTACGACCTGAACCGCGAAGGAGCGCTGGTCGCCCGCCGGGCGGCCAGCCGCGCCGAGCGCGAGGATGGACGTCGTCGTTTCGTGGCCGGCGCCATCGGCCCGACCAACCGCACGGCCTCCATTTCGCCGGATGTCAACAATCCCGGTTATCGCGCCGTCTCATTCGACGACCTGCGCCTTGCCTATGGCGAGCAGATCGATGGCCTGATCGATGGCCTTGCCGATATCATCCTGATCGAGACGATCTTCGATACGCTGAACGCCAAGGCTGCGATCTTCGCCTGCGAGGAGCGTTTCGCCGCCAAGGGTATCCGGCTGCCGGTGATGATTTCCGGCACGATCACCGACCTTTCGGGACGCACGCTTTCCGGCCAGACGCCCACTGCCTTCTGGGATTCGGTCAGCCACGCCCACCCGTTCACCATCGGCCTGAACTGCGCGCTTGGCGCCGATGCGATGCGTCCGCATCTGCAGGAATTGTCCGGTGCCGCCGACACGTTCATCTGCGCCTATCCGAATGCAGGCCTGCCGAACGAATTCGGCCAGTATGACGAAACGCCCGAGATGATGGCGCGTCAGGTCGAGGGTTTTGCCCGCGATGGTCTCGTCAACATCGTCGGCGGCTGCTGCGGGTCGACGCCGGAGCATATCCGCGCGATTGCCGAGGCCGTTGCCGGTCACAAGCCGCGTCAGGTGCCGGAACACAAGTCCTTCATGTCGCTGTCGGGTCTGGAACCCTTCACGCTCACCAAGGATATCCCGTTCGTCAATGTCGGCGAGCGCACCAATGTCACCGGTTCTGCAAAGTTCCGCAAGCTGATCACGGCTGCCGATTATACGGCGGCACTTGCCGTTGCCCGCGATCAGGTGGAGGCCGGGGCGCAGGTGATCGACATCAACATGGACGAGGGCCTGATCGACAGCCAGAAGGCCATGGTCGAGTTCCTGAACCTGATCGCCGCCGAGCCGGATATCGCGCGCGTGCCGGTGATGATCGACTCGTCGAAATTCGAGATCATCGAGGCTGGCCTGAAATGCGTGCAGGGCAAGTCTATCGTCAACTCCATCTCGCTCAAGGAAGGCGAGGAAAACTTTGTCCGTCAGGCGAAGCTGGTGCGCTCCTATGGCGCCGCCGTCGTGGTCATGGCCTTCGATGAGACGGGGCAGGCCGACACCTATGAACGCAAGGTCGAGATCTGCTCGCGCGCCTACAAGATCCTCACCGAACAGGCCGGCTTCCCGCCGGAAGACATCATCTTCGACCCGAACGTGTTTGCGGTCGCGACCGGCATCGAGGAACACAACAATTATGGCGTCGACTTCATCGAGGCGACGCGGACGATCCGTGAGAAGATGCCGCTGGTGCATATTTCCGGCGGCGTTTCCAATCTGTCCTTTTCGTTCCGCGGCAATGAGCCGGTGCGCGAGGCGATGCATGCCGTGTTCCTCTACCACGCCATTCAGGCGGGCATGGACATGGGCATCGTCAATGCCGGCCAGCTGGCGGTCTATGAGAGCATCGACCCCGAATTGCGCGAGGCCTGCGAGGATGTGGTGCTGAACCGCCGTGCCGATGGCACCGAGCGCCTGCTGGAAGTGGCGGAACGTTTCCGCGGCACCGGTGCACGTGAGGCGAAGGTGCAGGATCTCGCCTGGCGCGAATGGCCGGTCGAGAAGCGGCTGGAGCATGCGCTGGTCAACGGCATCACCGAGTTCATCGACGCCGATACGGAGGAAGCCCGGCAGAAGGCCGAACGGCCGCTGCATGTCATCGAAGGGCCGCTGATGGCCGGCATGAACGTGGTTGGCGATCTTTTCGGCGCGGGCAAGATGTTCCTGCCGCAGGTGGTCAAGTCCGCGCGTGTGATGAAGCAGGCTGTCGCCGTGTTGCTTCCTTACATGGAAGCGGAAAAGGCGGCCAATGGCGGCGGCAGCGAAAGGCAATCTGCCGGCAAGGTGCTGATGGCGACGGTCAAGGGCGACGTGCACGACATCGGCAAGAACATCGTCGGCGTCGTTCTCGCCTGCAACAATTACGACATCATCGACCTTGGCGTCATGGTGCCGGCGACGAAGATTCTCGAAACGGCGGTCAAGGAGAAGGTCGATATCATCGGGCTTTCCGGCCTCATCACGCCGTCGCTCGACGAGATGGTGCATGTCGCCGGCGAGATGCAGCGGCAGGGCTTCGACATTCCGCTGCTGATCGGCGGCGCGACCACCAGCCGGGTGCATACCGCGGTGAAGATCCATCCGCAGTATCAGGCGGGGCAGGCGGTCTATGTGACGGATGCCAGCCGTGCGGTCGGTGTGGTGTCGTCGCTCCTGTCGCCGGACAACCGTTCGACCACCATCGAGGGCCTGCGCGCCGAATATGCAAAGGTTGCGGACGCCCATGCGCGGGCGGAAGCCGAGAAGCAGCGCCTGCCGCTGGCGCGTGCCCGCGAAAATGCGGTGAAGCTCGACTGGTCCGCCTACAAGCCGAAGAAGCCTTCCTTCCTCGGTACGAAGGTCTTCGAGGACTACGACCTTGCAGAACTTGCCCGCTACATAGACTGGACGCCTTTCTTCCAGACATGGGAGCTGAAGGGCCGCTATCCGGCCATTCTCGAAGACGAAAAGCAGGGCGAGGCCGCGCGCCAGCTCTTTTCCGACGCCCAGTCCATGCTGAAGAAGATCATCGATGAGAAGTGGTTCCGGCCGCGGGCCGTCATCGGCTTCTGGCCCGCGAATGTGGTGGGTGACGATATCCGGCTGTTCACCGACGAGACGCGTGCCGAGGAGCTTGCGACCTTCTTCACCCTGCGCCAGCAGTTGTCGAAGCGCGACGGCCGGCCGAACGTGGCGCTCTCGGATTTCGTCGCGCCTGAGGGTAGCGGCGTTGCCGATTATGTCGGCGGCTTCGTGGTGACGGCCGGTTTCGAGGAAATCGCCATTGCCGAGCGGTTCGAGCGGGCGAATGACGACTACTCGTCCATTCTGGTCAAGGCACTGGCGGACCGTTTTGCCGAAGCCTTCGCCGAGCGGATGCACGAGCGGGTGCGCCGGGAGTTCTGGGGCTATGCGCCGGATGAGAACTTCAGCAGCGACGAACTTGTCGGCGAGGCCTACGGCGGTATCCGTCCGGCTCCGGGTTATCCGGCCCAGCCCGACCACACCGAAAAGACGACGCTGTTCCGGCTGCTGGATGCGGAAAAGGCGACCGGCGTAGAGCTGACCGAGAGCTACGCCATGTGGCCCGGTTCCTCCGTATCCGGCATCTATATCGGCCATCCCGAGAGCTATTATTTCGGCGTCGCCAAGGTCGAGCGGGATCAGGTCGAGGACTATGCCGCTCGCAAGGGCATGGAAGTCAGGGAGGTCGAGCGCTGGCTCGGGCCGGTTCTGAACTATGTGCCGAAGGCGGTGGAAACCGCAGCCGCCTGA
- a CDS encoding transcriptional regulator codes for MNQSEALVIFAALSQETRLRIVRTLVVVGAVGMAAGALAEKVEVSPSNLSFHLKELERAGLVTPQRESRSIAYRTNNERLGDLLRFLMEDCCGGQPDICASAFAVAQCCGPDKVVS; via the coding sequence ATGAACCAAAGCGAAGCTCTCGTCATTTTTGCTGCTCTGTCCCAGGAGACGCGCCTGAGGATCGTGCGCACGCTGGTGGTTGTCGGAGCCGTGGGGATGGCGGCAGGGGCGTTGGCGGAAAAGGTGGAGGTTTCGCCATCCAACCTGTCCTTTCATCTGAAGGAACTGGAACGGGCGGGTCTTGTTACGCCGCAACGCGAGTCGCGATCGATCGCTTATCGCACGAACAACGAGAGGCTCGGGGATCTTCTCCGTTTCCTGATGGAGGATTGTTGCGGCGGGCAGCCGGATATCTGCGCGTCGGCCTTTGCCGTGGCGCAATGCTGCGGGCCGGACAAGGTGGTGTCGTGA